In a single window of the Pongo abelii isolate AG06213 chromosome 1, NHGRI_mPonAbe1-v2.0_pri, whole genome shotgun sequence genome:
- the STMN1 gene encoding stathmin isoform X1 translates to MEHCSVRVLPLGRGGHVALQGGVQAAKVWKGLSLSQLIVQNTLPVACLLFTMASSDIQVKELEKRASGQAFELILSPRSKESVPEFPLSPPKKKDLSLEEIQKKLEAAEERRKSHEAEVLKQLAEKREHEKEVLQKAIEENNNFSKMAEEKLTHKMEANKENREAQMAAKLERLREKDKHIEEVRKNKESKDPADETEAD, encoded by the exons ATGGAGCATTGCTCTGTTCGAGTGCTGCCCTTGGGGCGAGGCGGGCACGTGGCTCTACAAGGTGGAGTCCAGGCGGCCAAGGTTTGGAAAG GACTTTCCTTATCCCAGTTGATTGTGCAGAATACACTGCCTGTCGCTTGTCTTCTGTTCACCATGGCTTCTTCTG ATATCCAGGTGAAAGAACTGGAGAAGCGTGCCTCAGGCCAGGCTTTTGAGCTGATTCTCAGCCCTCGGTCAAAAGAATCTGTTCCAGAATTCCCCCTTTCGCCTCCAAAGAAGAAGGATCTTTCCCTGGAGGAAATTCAGAAGAAAttagaagctgcagaagaaagacGCAAG tcccaTGAAGCTGAGGTCTTGAAGCAGCTGGCTGAGAAACGAGAGCACGAGAAAGAAGTGCTTCAGAAGGCAATAGAAGAGAACAACAACTTCAGTAAAATGGCAGAAGAGAAACTGACCCACAAAATGGAAGCTAATAAAGAGAACCGAGAGGCACAAATGGCTGCCAAACTGGAGCGTTTGCGAGAGAAG GATAAGCACATTGAAGAAGTGCGGAAGAACAAAGAATCCAAAGACCCTGCTGACGAGACTGAAGCTGACTAA
- the STMN1 gene encoding stathmin isoform X2, which produces MASSDIQVKELEKRASGQAFELILSPRSKESVPEFPLSPPKKKDLSLEEIQKKLEAAEERRKSHEAEVLKQLAEKREHEKEVLQKAIEENNNFSKMAEEKLTHKMEANKENREAQMAAKLERLREKDKHIEEVRKNKESKDPADETEAD; this is translated from the exons ATGGCTTCTTCTG ATATCCAGGTGAAAGAACTGGAGAAGCGTGCCTCAGGCCAGGCTTTTGAGCTGATTCTCAGCCCTCGGTCAAAAGAATCTGTTCCAGAATTCCCCCTTTCGCCTCCAAAGAAGAAGGATCTTTCCCTGGAGGAAATTCAGAAGAAAttagaagctgcagaagaaagacGCAAG tcccaTGAAGCTGAGGTCTTGAAGCAGCTGGCTGAGAAACGAGAGCACGAGAAAGAAGTGCTTCAGAAGGCAATAGAAGAGAACAACAACTTCAGTAAAATGGCAGAAGAGAAACTGACCCACAAAATGGAAGCTAATAAAGAGAACCGAGAGGCACAAATGGCTGCCAAACTGGAGCGTTTGCGAGAGAAG GATAAGCACATTGAAGAAGTGCGGAAGAACAAAGAATCCAAAGACCCTGCTGACGAGACTGAAGCTGACTAA